In Oncorhynchus kisutch isolate 150728-3 linkage group LG7, Okis_V2, whole genome shotgun sequence, one DNA window encodes the following:
- the shprh gene encoding E3 ubiquitin-protein ligase SHPRH isoform X1: MVATMSNRRKRAPPVRVDEEAKKKLNWNMHEDRRIETLLQEEEDQIPTSSFLSTSHHIPTASLLFTGDKISTSSLLSTTHQIPTGSLLLSVQEDCEASCSSSGALLSDLGLGEDPQLPASSSTDTSSSTFLSLTVLPLSDLAHIWKSLIGEFSLRPPPLWVNPPGCDQRAFTLRRTGDQLCLSLTSSSEESSTSTGGLEMRPLDRTCPVECFLAGGIVLEELDWLQKRRAVQLCHQPGEDEIKVGIYVLESGLGKPEFLSEGNGRIRKANQLIQKLMEFYYDFIIPEVVSTEEEECDTDLERQNVEELYDYVRHLHQRENQDVSIDVQHKALIPVLRPYQSQAVNWMLRREKYRSSSSSQEQSLNFLWRELVTLCGKKLFYNPYTGCLIREFPLAGLEWPGGILADEMGLGKTVEVLALILNNSRQGLKQEALTLPLGKSVNYFVPPPRPEEEEMHIIHCKSEAQPKVKISYPTVRVMLLTAIKEMRVGKGASVNAIFAYIRTTYRYDLLKNRNHIKRALGKLLDEELVERVKGRGLAGSFKLGKKYKETKKKTTTAKSQSPSGDSGPRRTSLRRAGKKGKTSYKDPDTPDLSPSEDVSQSCLSPDGPASAEDSRHEQQEGRLEEERRSDTLSASQDLSPVAEADRPEEDDKGTLHNSQGQATERVDKVEDVPGESKQQPGPPVTPEMPPATRVSFTPFNTPDYRFECICGELGLIDYKARVQCLNCQLWQHAECVNYKEESLDTTPFYCPHCLVAMTPVPTGATLIISPSSICHQWVEEINKHISSSSLRVLVYQGVKKHGFIQPHMLAEQDVVITTYDVLRSELNYVDIPHSNSKDGRRFRNQKRYMAIPSPLVAVEWWRICLDEAQMVECTTAKAAEMALRLSSVNRWCVSGTPVQRGLEDLYGLVLFLGVDPYWVKYWWDQLLYRPYRRGNTEPLYNLIGQLLWRSAKKDVIDQIQIPPQTEEVHWLQFSPVEGHFYHRQHEVCSQDALVKLRKIQDWSLKLGSLDRRTVNTILYPLLRLRQACCHPQAVRGEFLPFQKSTMTMEELLKSLQKKCRVECEEVHRQLVCALNGLAGIHIIRDEFGEAVEMYRDVLRSSEEHKGRLKTDSLQRLHATHNLMELLNAKHPGIPPTLRDDRLKEEAEQLRQHYMTKHNAEVSEAYQNLQPVLQNIKELKRKVNLRSPWWLDVVQRAIQHNVDDDLVSRIQNELTCSYKQQANKFSMADKFRDGRGLQFLLSTQMEDLTKSQKSVQDAVKRLEGTPSEAVIEETVLCHLRPVRLPLNNCVFCKADELFTDYESKLFSHTVKGQTAIFEEMIEDEEGLVDDRLPTTSRGLWAASETERALKAILSFSKARRMDHDLVEEGNTFMELFENWKKEYKVLHEYWMVLRNNVSAIDELGMATERLRVRLPDEPKPKVPVLHIIEPHEVDQNRVKLLNDRAVAKSQLQKKLGQFLYLSNLEKSQDKETGGLNPEPCPICARPLGQEWAVLTCGHCFCNECIAIIVEQYSVGSGTRRRAIKCAICRQTTSHAEISYVFTTQTDNQGTDIPVKGSHSTKVEAVVRTLKKIQLTDPGAKCLVFSTWQCVLDIIAKALFDNNMEFSQINGIHKFQENLCSFKYEEKINILLLPLHTGSNGLNIIEATHVLLVEPILNPAHELQAIGRVHRIGQTKPTYVHRFLIKSTIEERMQAMLKTAEKSSHSATAMKHSEAAVLMVADLADLFTEDSEALE; encoded by the exons ATG GTTGCCACCATGAGCAACAGAAGGAAGCGTGCCCCACCGGTGAGGGTAGATGAGGAGGCCAAGAAGAAGCTTAACTGGAACATGCACGAGGACCGCAGGATTGAGACTCTACTCCAAGAAGAGGAAGACCAGATTCCAACCAGCTCATTTCTGTCCACCAGCCACCACATCCCAACTGCTTCCCTTCTCTTCACCGGCGACAAGATTTCAACCAGTTCCCTTCTTTCAACCACCCACCAGATCCCAACCGGTTCTCTTCTCTTGAGCGTCCAGGAGGACTGTGAGGCAAGCTGCTCTAGCTCAGGAGCTCTGTTGTCAGACCTAGGACTTGGAGAGGACCCCCAGCTCCCTGCTTCCTCCTCCAcagacacctcctcctccactttcctctccCTCACTGTGCTTCCTCTTTCTGACCTGGCTCACATCTGGAAGTCTCTGATCGGGGAGTTCAGCCTCCGTCCTCCCCCTCTGTGGGTTAATCCCCCAGGCTGTGACCAGAGGGCGTTCACCCTTCGTAGGACAGGAGATCAGTTGTGCCTCAGTTTGACCAGCAGCAGCGAAGAGAGTAGTACAAGTACAGGAGGACTGGAGATGAGGCCTCTGGATAGGACCTGCCCAGTGGAGTGTTTCCTGGCTGGAGGGATAGTATTGGAGGAGCTAGACTGGCTGCAGAAGAGAAGAGCTGTGCAGCTGTGTCATCAGCCAGGGGAGGATGAAATTAAG GTGGGGATATATGTACTGGAATCGGGATTGGGAAAGCCTGAATTCCTCAGCGAGGGAAACGGACGGATCAGAAAGGCAAATCAACTGATTCAGAAGTTAATGGAGTTTTACTATGACTTTATCATCCCTG AAGTGGTGTCGaccgaggaggaggagtgtgacaCTGACTTGGAGAGGCAGAACGTGGAGGAGCTGTATGATTACGTCAGACACCTCcaccagagagagaaccaggaCGTGAGCATAGATGTACAGCACAAGGCTCTTATCCCAGTCCTCAGGCCATACCAGAGTCAGGCTGTTAACTGGATGCTGAGGAGAGAGAAGTACAGGAGCAGTAGCTCTTCTCAAG AACAATCTCTAAATTTCCTATGGAGGGAACTTGTCACATTGTGTGGGAAGAAGCTATTCTACAATCCATATACAGGCTG CCTGATTCGTGAGTTCCCCCTGGCTGGGCTGGAGTGGCCTGGGGGGATCCTCGCtgatgagatggggctggggaagaCTGTGGAGGTCCTGGCTCTTATACTGAACAACAGCAGACAGGGCCTGAAGCAGGAGGCCCTCACCCTGCCTCTG GGAAAGTCAGTGAATTATTTTGTACCGCCTCCACGACCAGAAGAAGAGGAGATGCATATAATTCACTGCAAGTCAGAGGCTCAACCTAAAGTGAAAATATCCTACCCAA CTGTGCGTGTGATGCTGCTCACGGCAATAAAAGAGATGAGGGTTGGTAAAGGAGCGTCGGTCAATGCCATCTTTGCGTACATTCGCACCACGTACCGGTACGACCTCTTGAAGAACCGCAACCACATCAAGAGGGCCCTGGGCAAGCTGCTGGACGAGGAACTAGTAGAGAGAGTCAAAGGTCGCGGTCTGGCCGGATCCTTTAAACTGGGGAAGAAATACAAGGAAACCAAGAAGAAGACCACCACGGCCAAGTCT CAGAGTCCCTCCGGAGACAGTGGGCCCAGGAGAACTTCCCTAAGGCGTGCAGGAAAGAAGGGGAAGACCTCTTATAAAGACCCTGATACCCCAGACCTCTCTCCCTCAGAGGATGTTAGCCAGAGCTGCCTGTCCCCTGACGGTCCTGCTTCTGCAGAGGACAGTAGACATGAACAACAGGAGGGACGCCTTGAGGAAGAACGACGCAGCGACACGCTAAGCGCCTCACAGGATCTGTCACCTGTTGCGGAGGCAGACCGCCCTGAGGAGGACGACAAAGGGACACTCCACAACTCCCAGGGACAGGCGACGGAGCGAGTGGATAAAGTGGAAGATGTCCCTGGAGAGAGTAAGCAGCAACCAGGTCCACCTGTCACTCCGGAAATGCCGCCGGCCACCCGGGTGTCGTTCACCCCCTTCAACACCCCAGACTACCGCTTTGAGTGTATCTGTGGCGAGCTGGGTCTCATCGACTACAAGGCCCGGGTGCAGTGTCTCAACTGCCAGCTGTGGCAGCATGCAGAGTGTGTGAACTACAAGGAGGAAAGCCTAGACACCACACCGTTTTACTGTCCTCACTGCCTGGTCGCCATGACACCTGTCCCGACAGGAGCTACCCTCATCATCTCCCCTTCGTCCATCTGTCATCAGTGGGTTGAGGAGATCAACAAACACATCAGCTCCTCATCACTACGAGTACTG GTGTACCAGGGGGTGAAGAAGCATGGCTTCATCCAGCCTCACATGCTGGCTGAGCAGGATGTGGTCATCACCACCTATGACGTGCTGCGCTCGGAGCTCAACTACGTAGACATCCCCCACAGCAACAGTAAGGACGGCCGGCGCTTTCGCAACCAGAAGCGGTACATGGCTATTCCCAGCCCCCTAGTGGCCGTAGAGTGGTGGCGCATCTGTCTGGACGAGGCCCAGATGGTGGAATGCACCACTGCCAAG GCGGCAGAAATGGCTCTGCGTCTCTCGTCAGTCAACCGCTGGTGTGTCAGTGGAACTCCTGTACAGAGAGGCCTGGAAG ATCTGTATGGTCTGGTTCTGTTCTTGGGGGTCGACCCCTACTGGGTCAAGTACTGGTGGGACCAGCTGCTCTACCGACCCTATCGCCGTGGAAACACAGAGCCACTCTACAACCTGATTGGTCAGCTGCTGTGGCGATCGGCCAAGAAAGATGTCATTGATCAG ATTCAGATTCCCCCTCAGACAGAAGAGGTCCACTGGCTGCAGTTCTCTCCAGTGGAGGGTCACTTCTACCACCGGCAGCATGAGGTGTGTTCCCAGGACGCCCTGGTTAAGCTGAGGAAGATCCAGGACTGGAGCCTGAAGCTGGGCAGCCTGGACAGACGCACGGTCAACACCATCCTGTACCCCCTGCTCAGACTCCGTCAAGCCTGCTGCCACCCGCAGGCTGTCAGGGGAGAGTTCCTGCCCTTCCAGAAGAG CACCATGACGATGGAGGAGCTGCTCAAGTCCCTGCAGAAGAAATGTCGAGTGGAGTGTGAAGAGGTTCACAGACAATTGGTGTGCGCCCTCAACGGCCTGGCAGGCATCCACATCATCAGAG ATGAGTTTGGTGAGGCAGTGGAAATGTACAGGGATGTCCTGAGGTCTTCGGAGGAACACAAAGGACGACTGAAGACCGATTCCCTGCAG AGGCTTCATGCCACGCACAACCTAATGGAGCTGCTCAACGCAAAGCACCCTGGGATACCGCCCACTCTGAGAGACGACCGGCTGAAAGAGGAG GCAGAGCAGCTGAGGcagcactacatgaccaaacacAACGCCGAGGTGTCTGAGGCCTACCAGAATCTACAGCCTGTGCTGCAGAACATCAAGGAGCTCAAACGCAAA GTCAATCTACGATCCCCCTGGTGGCTAGACGTGGTACAGCGGGCCATACAGCACAACGTCGATGACGACCTGGTTTCCCGCATCCAGAACGAACTGACCTGCAGCTACAAACAGCAGGCCAACAAGTTCTCCATGGCTGACAA GTTCCGAGATGGGCGTGGCCTGCAGTTCCTGCTCAGCACTCAGATGGAGGATCTGACGAAGTCCCAGAAGTCTGTGCAGGACGCGGTAAAGAGGCTGGAAGGCACACCATCAGAGGCTGTCATAGAGGAGACTGTTCTCTGTCACCTCAGACCTGTCCGCCTGCCACTCAATAA CTGTGTGTTTTGCAAAGCAGACGAGCTCTTCACTGATTATGAGTCCAAGCTCTTTTCACACAC GGTAAAGGGTCAGACGGCTATCTTTGAGGAGATGATTGAGGATGAGGAGGGGCTGGTGGACGACCGTCTCCCCACCACCAGTAGAGGGTTGTGGGCTGCCAGCGAGACAGAGCGGGCCCTGAAGGCAATTCTCTCCTTCTCCAAGGCCCGCCGCATGGACCACGACCTGGTGGAAGAAGGAAATACCTTCATGGAGCTTTTTGAGAACTGGAAGAAAGAGTACAAG GTGTTGCATGAGTACTGGATGGTACTTAGGAACAATGTGTCAGCCATTGATGAGCTGGGAATGGCCACAGAGAGGCTGCGTGTGAGGCTGCCTGATGAACCCAAACCCAAAGTACCCGTACTGCACATCATAGAACCACACGAG GTGGATCAGAACAGGGTGAAACTGTTAAACGATAGAGCAGTGGCAAAGTCTCAGCTCCAGAAGAAGCTGGGCCAATTCCTTTATCTCTCAAATCTAGAGAAG TCCCAGGACAAGGAGACAGGAGGACTAAATCCAGAACCGTGTCCTATCTGTGCCCGTCCTCTGGGTCAGGAG TGGGCGGTGCTGACCTGCGGTCACTGTTTCTGTAACGAGTGCATCGCCATCATCGTCGAGCAGTACAGCGTGGGGTCGGGCACGCGGCGGAGAGCCATCAAGTGTGCCATCTGCAGACAGACCACGTCCCACGCAGAGATCTCCTATGTCTTCACCACCCAGACAGACAACCAGGGGACAGATATCCCTGTCAAG GGAAGCCACTCTACCAAGGTGGAGGCGGTAGTCAGGACTCTGAAGAAGATCCAGCTAACTGACCCAGGAGCCAAGTGTCTCGTCTTCTCCACG TGGCAGTGTGTGTTGGACATCATTGCCAAGGCTTTGTTCGACAACAACATGGAGTTCTCTCAAATCAATGGCATTCACAAATTCCAG GAGAATCTGTGTTCGTTTAAATACGAGGAGAAGATCAACATCCTGCTCCTTCCACTCCACACGGGCTCCAATGGGCTCAACATCATCGAGGCTACACACGTCCTATTGGTGGAGCCCATACTCAACCCCGCCCACGAGCTGCAGGCCATTGGCCGGGTGCACCGCATCGGACAGACCAA ACCCACCTATGTCCATAGATTCCTCATCAAGTCCACTATTGAGGAGAGAATGCAGGCTATGTTGAAGACTGCAGAGAAAAG
- the shprh gene encoding E3 ubiquitin-protein ligase SHPRH isoform X4, giving the protein MVATMSNRRKRAPPVRVDEEAKKKLNWNMHEDRRIETLLQEEEDQIPTSSFLSTSHHIPTASLLFTGDKISTSSLLSTTHQIPTGSLLLSVQEDCEASCSSSGALLSDLGLGEDPQLPASSSTDTSSSTFLSLTVLPLSDLAHIWKSLIGEFSLRPPPLWVNPPGCDQRAFTLRRTGDQLCLSLTSSSEESSTSTGGLEMRPLDRTCPVECFLAGGIVLEELDWLQKRRAVQLCHQPGEDEIKVGIYVLESGLGKPEFLSEGNGRIRKANQLIQKLMEFYYDFIIPEVVSTEEEECDTDLERQNVEELYDYVRHLHQRENQDVSIDVQHKALIPVLRPYQSQAVNWMLRREKYRSSSSSQEQSLNFLWRELVTLCGKKLFYNPYTGCLIREFPLAGLEWPGGILADEMGLGKTVEVLALILNNSRQGLKQEALTLPLGKSVNYFVPPPRPEEEEMHIIHCKSEAQPKVKISYPTVRVMLLTAIKEMRVGKGASVNAIFAYIRTTYRYDLLKNRNHIKRALGKLLDEELVERVKGRGLAGSFKLGKKYKETKKKTTTAKSQSPSGDSGPRRTSLRRAGKKGKTSYKDPDTPDLSPSEDVSQSCLSPDGPASAEDSRHEQQEGRLEEERRSDTLSASQDLSPVAEADRPEEDDKGTLHNSQGQATERVDKVEDVPGESKQQPGPPVTPEMPPATRVSFTPFNTPDYRFECICGELGLIDYKARVQCLNCQLWQHAECVNYKEESLDTTPFYCPHCLVAMTPVPTGATLIISPSSICHQWVEEINKHISSSSLRVLVYQGVKKHGFIQPHMLAEQDVVITTYDVLRSELNYVDIPHSNSKDGRRFRNQKRYMAIPSPLVAVEWWRICLDEAQMVECTTAKAAEMALRLSSVNRWCVSGTPVQRGLEDLYGLVLFLGVDPYWVKYWWDQLLYRPYRRGNTEPLYNLIGQLLWRSAKKDVIDQIQIPPQTEEVHWLQFSPVEGHFYHRQHEVCSQDALVKLRKIQDWSLKLGSLDRRTVNTILYPLLRLRQACCHPQAVRGEFLPFQKSTMTMEELLKSLQKKCRVECEEVHRQLVCALNGLAGIHIIRDEFGEAVEMYRDVLRSSEEHKGRLKTDSLQRLHATHNLMELLNAKHPGIPPTLRDDRLKEEAEQLRQHYMTKHNAEVSEAYQNLQPVLQNIKELKRKVNLRSPWWLDVVQRAIQHNVDDDLVSRIQNELTCSYKQQANKFSMADKFRDGRGLQFLLSTQMEDLTKSQKSVQDAVKRLEGTPSEAVIEETVLCHLRPVRLPLNNCVFCKADELFTDYESKLFSHTVKGQTAIFEEMIEDEEGLVDDRLPTTSRGLWAASETERALKAILSFSKARRMDHDLVEEGNTFMELFENWKKEYKVLHEYWMVLRNNVSAIDELGMATERLRVRLPDEPKPKVPVLHIIEPHEVDQNRVKLLNDRAVAKSQLQKKLGQFLYLSNLEKAKLDPLTVRIRATGHIFEEVSYIL; this is encoded by the exons ATG GTTGCCACCATGAGCAACAGAAGGAAGCGTGCCCCACCGGTGAGGGTAGATGAGGAGGCCAAGAAGAAGCTTAACTGGAACATGCACGAGGACCGCAGGATTGAGACTCTACTCCAAGAAGAGGAAGACCAGATTCCAACCAGCTCATTTCTGTCCACCAGCCACCACATCCCAACTGCTTCCCTTCTCTTCACCGGCGACAAGATTTCAACCAGTTCCCTTCTTTCAACCACCCACCAGATCCCAACCGGTTCTCTTCTCTTGAGCGTCCAGGAGGACTGTGAGGCAAGCTGCTCTAGCTCAGGAGCTCTGTTGTCAGACCTAGGACTTGGAGAGGACCCCCAGCTCCCTGCTTCCTCCTCCAcagacacctcctcctccactttcctctccCTCACTGTGCTTCCTCTTTCTGACCTGGCTCACATCTGGAAGTCTCTGATCGGGGAGTTCAGCCTCCGTCCTCCCCCTCTGTGGGTTAATCCCCCAGGCTGTGACCAGAGGGCGTTCACCCTTCGTAGGACAGGAGATCAGTTGTGCCTCAGTTTGACCAGCAGCAGCGAAGAGAGTAGTACAAGTACAGGAGGACTGGAGATGAGGCCTCTGGATAGGACCTGCCCAGTGGAGTGTTTCCTGGCTGGAGGGATAGTATTGGAGGAGCTAGACTGGCTGCAGAAGAGAAGAGCTGTGCAGCTGTGTCATCAGCCAGGGGAGGATGAAATTAAG GTGGGGATATATGTACTGGAATCGGGATTGGGAAAGCCTGAATTCCTCAGCGAGGGAAACGGACGGATCAGAAAGGCAAATCAACTGATTCAGAAGTTAATGGAGTTTTACTATGACTTTATCATCCCTG AAGTGGTGTCGaccgaggaggaggagtgtgacaCTGACTTGGAGAGGCAGAACGTGGAGGAGCTGTATGATTACGTCAGACACCTCcaccagagagagaaccaggaCGTGAGCATAGATGTACAGCACAAGGCTCTTATCCCAGTCCTCAGGCCATACCAGAGTCAGGCTGTTAACTGGATGCTGAGGAGAGAGAAGTACAGGAGCAGTAGCTCTTCTCAAG AACAATCTCTAAATTTCCTATGGAGGGAACTTGTCACATTGTGTGGGAAGAAGCTATTCTACAATCCATATACAGGCTG CCTGATTCGTGAGTTCCCCCTGGCTGGGCTGGAGTGGCCTGGGGGGATCCTCGCtgatgagatggggctggggaagaCTGTGGAGGTCCTGGCTCTTATACTGAACAACAGCAGACAGGGCCTGAAGCAGGAGGCCCTCACCCTGCCTCTG GGAAAGTCAGTGAATTATTTTGTACCGCCTCCACGACCAGAAGAAGAGGAGATGCATATAATTCACTGCAAGTCAGAGGCTCAACCTAAAGTGAAAATATCCTACCCAA CTGTGCGTGTGATGCTGCTCACGGCAATAAAAGAGATGAGGGTTGGTAAAGGAGCGTCGGTCAATGCCATCTTTGCGTACATTCGCACCACGTACCGGTACGACCTCTTGAAGAACCGCAACCACATCAAGAGGGCCCTGGGCAAGCTGCTGGACGAGGAACTAGTAGAGAGAGTCAAAGGTCGCGGTCTGGCCGGATCCTTTAAACTGGGGAAGAAATACAAGGAAACCAAGAAGAAGACCACCACGGCCAAGTCT CAGAGTCCCTCCGGAGACAGTGGGCCCAGGAGAACTTCCCTAAGGCGTGCAGGAAAGAAGGGGAAGACCTCTTATAAAGACCCTGATACCCCAGACCTCTCTCCCTCAGAGGATGTTAGCCAGAGCTGCCTGTCCCCTGACGGTCCTGCTTCTGCAGAGGACAGTAGACATGAACAACAGGAGGGACGCCTTGAGGAAGAACGACGCAGCGACACGCTAAGCGCCTCACAGGATCTGTCACCTGTTGCGGAGGCAGACCGCCCTGAGGAGGACGACAAAGGGACACTCCACAACTCCCAGGGACAGGCGACGGAGCGAGTGGATAAAGTGGAAGATGTCCCTGGAGAGAGTAAGCAGCAACCAGGTCCACCTGTCACTCCGGAAATGCCGCCGGCCACCCGGGTGTCGTTCACCCCCTTCAACACCCCAGACTACCGCTTTGAGTGTATCTGTGGCGAGCTGGGTCTCATCGACTACAAGGCCCGGGTGCAGTGTCTCAACTGCCAGCTGTGGCAGCATGCAGAGTGTGTGAACTACAAGGAGGAAAGCCTAGACACCACACCGTTTTACTGTCCTCACTGCCTGGTCGCCATGACACCTGTCCCGACAGGAGCTACCCTCATCATCTCCCCTTCGTCCATCTGTCATCAGTGGGTTGAGGAGATCAACAAACACATCAGCTCCTCATCACTACGAGTACTG GTGTACCAGGGGGTGAAGAAGCATGGCTTCATCCAGCCTCACATGCTGGCTGAGCAGGATGTGGTCATCACCACCTATGACGTGCTGCGCTCGGAGCTCAACTACGTAGACATCCCCCACAGCAACAGTAAGGACGGCCGGCGCTTTCGCAACCAGAAGCGGTACATGGCTATTCCCAGCCCCCTAGTGGCCGTAGAGTGGTGGCGCATCTGTCTGGACGAGGCCCAGATGGTGGAATGCACCACTGCCAAG GCGGCAGAAATGGCTCTGCGTCTCTCGTCAGTCAACCGCTGGTGTGTCAGTGGAACTCCTGTACAGAGAGGCCTGGAAG ATCTGTATGGTCTGGTTCTGTTCTTGGGGGTCGACCCCTACTGGGTCAAGTACTGGTGGGACCAGCTGCTCTACCGACCCTATCGCCGTGGAAACACAGAGCCACTCTACAACCTGATTGGTCAGCTGCTGTGGCGATCGGCCAAGAAAGATGTCATTGATCAG ATTCAGATTCCCCCTCAGACAGAAGAGGTCCACTGGCTGCAGTTCTCTCCAGTGGAGGGTCACTTCTACCACCGGCAGCATGAGGTGTGTTCCCAGGACGCCCTGGTTAAGCTGAGGAAGATCCAGGACTGGAGCCTGAAGCTGGGCAGCCTGGACAGACGCACGGTCAACACCATCCTGTACCCCCTGCTCAGACTCCGTCAAGCCTGCTGCCACCCGCAGGCTGTCAGGGGAGAGTTCCTGCCCTTCCAGAAGAG CACCATGACGATGGAGGAGCTGCTCAAGTCCCTGCAGAAGAAATGTCGAGTGGAGTGTGAAGAGGTTCACAGACAATTGGTGTGCGCCCTCAACGGCCTGGCAGGCATCCACATCATCAGAG ATGAGTTTGGTGAGGCAGTGGAAATGTACAGGGATGTCCTGAGGTCTTCGGAGGAACACAAAGGACGACTGAAGACCGATTCCCTGCAG AGGCTTCATGCCACGCACAACCTAATGGAGCTGCTCAACGCAAAGCACCCTGGGATACCGCCCACTCTGAGAGACGACCGGCTGAAAGAGGAG GCAGAGCAGCTGAGGcagcactacatgaccaaacacAACGCCGAGGTGTCTGAGGCCTACCAGAATCTACAGCCTGTGCTGCAGAACATCAAGGAGCTCAAACGCAAA GTCAATCTACGATCCCCCTGGTGGCTAGACGTGGTACAGCGGGCCATACAGCACAACGTCGATGACGACCTGGTTTCCCGCATCCAGAACGAACTGACCTGCAGCTACAAACAGCAGGCCAACAAGTTCTCCATGGCTGACAA GTTCCGAGATGGGCGTGGCCTGCAGTTCCTGCTCAGCACTCAGATGGAGGATCTGACGAAGTCCCAGAAGTCTGTGCAGGACGCGGTAAAGAGGCTGGAAGGCACACCATCAGAGGCTGTCATAGAGGAGACTGTTCTCTGTCACCTCAGACCTGTCCGCCTGCCACTCAATAA CTGTGTGTTTTGCAAAGCAGACGAGCTCTTCACTGATTATGAGTCCAAGCTCTTTTCACACAC GGTAAAGGGTCAGACGGCTATCTTTGAGGAGATGATTGAGGATGAGGAGGGGCTGGTGGACGACCGTCTCCCCACCACCAGTAGAGGGTTGTGGGCTGCCAGCGAGACAGAGCGGGCCCTGAAGGCAATTCTCTCCTTCTCCAAGGCCCGCCGCATGGACCACGACCTGGTGGAAGAAGGAAATACCTTCATGGAGCTTTTTGAGAACTGGAAGAAAGAGTACAAG GTGTTGCATGAGTACTGGATGGTACTTAGGAACAATGTGTCAGCCATTGATGAGCTGGGAATGGCCACAGAGAGGCTGCGTGTGAGGCTGCCTGATGAACCCAAACCCAAAGTACCCGTACTGCACATCATAGAACCACACGAG GTGGATCAGAACAGGGTGAAACTGTTAAACGATAGAGCAGTGGCAAAGTCTCAGCTCCAGAAGAAGCTGGGCCAATTCCTTTATCTCTCAAATCTAGAGAAG GCTAAATTGGACCCCCTCACGGTCCGAATCCGGGCCACGGGCCATATCTTTGAAGAAGTGTCCTACATTCTGTAA